Genomic window (Streptomyces sp. SLBN-31):
GTGTTCCTCCGCCCGCCAGCGCGGACCGTCGATCTCCGGGTTGTCCGGGTGGGCGAAGGCGAAGAGGCGGCGCGGGCACAGCGCCTGGAGCAGGCGGTGGCTGGGCGGTCCGTTGCCGTGCAGGTCGACGGCGATGTCGGGTGGCGGGCCGGCCCAGTCGAGGATGCGCGGTACGGCCCGGCCGGGGGCGGAGGCGGGCAGCAGCCGGTCGACGGCTCCCGTCGCCGCGGCCACCGGTTCGAGTTCGGCGGGGGCGGCCAGCACCAGCTCGTGGCCGGGAAAGGCCCGTCGCAGGGCGCGCAGGGCCGGGACCCCGGCAAGGAGGTCGCCGAGGCCGAGGGCGCGCAGGACGAGCAGGCGGGGGCGCGTCATCGGGCACCCGCCGCCGCCCGGTCCAGAAGCGTGGTCGAGGACCGCCCGGCGAGGTACGGCAGCAGCACCGCCTGCCCGCCCCACTCCTGCAGCAGCGCCGCCTCGGGCAGGTCGGCGCCGGTGTAGTCGCTGCCCTTGACCCAGACGTCGGGCCGCAGGTCGGCGAGCAGCTGTTCCGGGGTGTCCTCGTCGAACACGGCCACAGCGTCGACGCAGGCGAGGGCGCGCAGTACCCGGACCCGGTCGGCGAGCGGATTCACCGGTCGGCCCTCTCCCTTGCGGCGCCGTACCGACGCGTCCGAGTTGAGGCACACGACGAGGCAGTCGCCGATCCGCCGGGCGGCCTGGAGCAGGCCGACGTGCCCGGCGTGCAGCAGGTCGAAGCAGCCGCCGGCGGCCACGACGATACCGCCGGCCGCTCGCACCCGGGCGATCACGGTGTGCGGGTCCGGGTCCGTGTGGGGGTCCGCGCCCTCCTCGCCGGACGGACGCGGGTCCGCCTCGGGGGAGGCGCCGTCGGCCAGTCCGCCCGCGCCACCCGCGGCGACGAACCCGGTCGCGGCGGCGACGGCGCCTTCCACCGCCTCGCCGACGAGTGTTCCGTCGGCCAGCAGGCCGGCCGCCGTGGCGGCGAACCGGTCGCCGGCACCGCAGGGGTCGCCGTGATGCGCGGCGGGTGCAGGGACGAGCAGGGGGTGTTCGCCGTAGGACAGCAGGGCGCCGCGCGCGCCCATGGTCACCGCGACACAGGCAACCCGCCAGTGCCGAACGAGCGCGGCGGCCTCGCGGGCGGCGGCGCGCAGGTCGCTGCCCGGCGCCTCGGTGGTGTTCTGGTCCGCGGCGGTCGCCGCGAAAGCGTGCGCCTCCGACCGGGCGGGAGTCACCAGCCGTGTCCCCGGCACCGGCGGTCCGCCGCGCGGGTGCGGGTCCCAGACGACGGGCGGGCGTTCGGCCAGTACGTCGCGCAGGGCGTCGGCCGCGCCCCGGCCGTAGTCGGAGACCAGGACGGCCGGGGCCGAGCGGACCGCCTCGCGGGCCTCGTCGGTGGCCTCGCGGACGCGGCCGTCACCGCGGTCCAGCCGCACGACCGGGCGGCCCTGCGCCAGCACGCGGGTCTTCTCCGCCAGCCCACCGGTCAGCGGCAGGCCGATCACCTTCACCCGGCCGCCGAGCAGCCGGCGCAGCTCCTCGCTCGCCGGGTCGTCGCCCACGCCGGTGACCAGGGTGACCTCCCGGCCGTCGCGGGCGGCCAGGCAGGCCGCGAGAGCGGCGCCGCCGGGCCGCGCCCGCCGGGTGTGCTCGGTGACGACGGGTACGGGCGCGTCGGGGGCGAGCCGGTCGGCGGTACCGGTCAGGTCGCGGTCGAGCAGGGCGTCGCCGACCACGACGAGCGGGGACTTGCCGGAGCCCGCCATGGTCACCTCCCGTTCCTCTCCACGGCCGCGTCGAACGCCTCGCACACCATGTGCACCGCCACCAGGTGGAGTTCCTGGACGGTCGCGGTGGAGGAGCCCGACACGCACAGTGCCTCGTCGCTGCAGGCCACCAGAGGGTTGGGGGCCGGGCCGGTCAGCGCCCAGACGGTCAGGCCCGCCGCGCGTCCGGCGTCGGCGGCGGCCAGCAGGTTGGCGCTGGCGCCGGAGGTGGACAGCAGCATCAGGATGTCGCCGGGGCGGCCGTGGGCGCGGACCTGGCGGGCGAACACCTCGTCGACGCCGTAGTCGTTGGCGATGGCGGTGGTGGAGGAGGTGTCGGCGTGCAGGGCGATCGCGGAGAACGGCGGGCGGTCGTCGCGGTAGCGGCCGACGAGTTCGGCGGTCAGGTGCTGGGCCTGGGCCGCGCTGCCGCCGTTGCCGGCGGCCAGCAGCCGACCGCCACCGCAGAGAACGGCGGCGAGTTGCCCGCCCCACCGCTCGGTGAAATGGGCCCGTTCACGGAACCGGACCAGGGCGTCGAGCAGTTCGTCGCAGTGCGCGGTGACGGACGATTCGGCGTGGGTGCTCATCAGGCGACCTCCGTACGCAGTTCACGGCCCAGGGCGGTCTGCCGGTAGACCTGTTCCGCTCCGTCCGCGACGCGCCGCCAGGTGTAGCGGGCCAGCACACGCTCGCGGCCGGCCGCGGCGAAGCGGCGGCGCCTGCGCTCGTGTCCGAGCAGGTCGCGCGCGGCGTCGGCGATCGCCGGGGCGTCGCCCGGCGGCACGAGCCGTCCGGTGCGCCTGTCGGCGACGGTGTCCCGGTGGCCACCGACGGCGGTGGCGACGACGGGTGTCCCGCAGGCCATGGCCTCCAGCGGAAC
Coding sequences:
- the rfaE2 gene encoding D-glycero-beta-D-manno-heptose 1-phosphate adenylyltransferase; translation: MAGSGKSPLVVVGDALLDRDLTGTADRLAPDAPVPVVTEHTRRARPGGAALAACLAARDGREVTLVTGVGDDPASEELRRLLGGRVKVIGLPLTGGLAEKTRVLAQGRPVVRLDRGDGRVREATDEAREAVRSAPAVLVSDYGRGAADALRDVLAERPPVVWDPHPRGGPPVPGTRLVTPARSEAHAFAATAADQNTTEAPGSDLRAAAREAAALVRHWRVACVAVTMGARGALLSYGEHPLLVPAPAAHHGDPCGAGDRFAATAAGLLADGTLVGEAVEGAVAAATGFVAAGGAGGLADGASPEADPRPSGEEGADPHTDPDPHTVIARVRAAGGIVVAAGGCFDLLHAGHVGLLQAARRIGDCLVVCLNSDASVRRRKGEGRPVNPLADRVRVLRALACVDAVAVFDEDTPEQLLADLRPDVWVKGSDYTGADLPEAALLQEWGGQAVLLPYLAGRSSTTLLDRAAAGAR
- a CDS encoding SIS domain-containing protein; the encoded protein is MSTHAESSVTAHCDELLDALVRFRERAHFTERWGGQLAAVLCGGGRLLAAGNGGSAAQAQHLTAELVGRYRDDRPPFSAIALHADTSSTTAIANDYGVDEVFARQVRAHGRPGDILMLLSTSGASANLLAAADAGRAAGLTVWALTGPAPNPLVACSDEALCVSGSSTATVQELHLVAVHMVCEAFDAAVERNGR